In a single window of the Mesorhizobium shangrilense genome:
- a CDS encoding putative DNA modification/repair radical SAM protein encodes MAALSTREKLAILSDAAKYDASCASSGTDRRDSVKSRGIGSTEGIGICHAYAPDGRCISLLKILLTNFCIYDCSYCINRSSSNTRRARFTTEEVVRLTIEFYKRNYIEGLFLSSGVVRSPDETMSEMVEVARRLREEENFAGYIHLKTIPECASDLLEKAGKYADRLSINIELPTDEGVKRFAPEKRPETIRLSMASLRQKMEEKSEPTLKTKKRQRFAPGGQSTQVIVGADSTSDDGILRTSSRLYGSYQLRRVYYSAFSPIPDASSALPLKRPPLMREHRLYQADWLMRFYGFLQPEILAGTPDGMLDLDIDPKLSWALRNRGRFPVDVNRAHREDLLRVPGLGTRAVTRILDTRPHARLRLADVGRICRSIATVRPFIVAADWSPGCLLDAERLRQKLAPPPRQLSLL; translated from the coding sequence ATGGCCGCGCTTTCCACACGCGAAAAGCTCGCGATCCTATCCGACGCCGCGAAATACGATGCATCCTGCGCATCTTCGGGCACGGATCGGCGCGACTCGGTAAAATCCAGGGGCATCGGCTCGACCGAAGGCATTGGCATCTGCCATGCCTATGCGCCGGACGGGCGCTGCATCTCCCTGTTGAAGATACTGCTCACCAATTTCTGCATTTACGACTGCTCCTACTGCATAAATCGGTCATCGTCGAACACGCGCCGCGCCCGCTTCACGACCGAAGAGGTCGTTCGCCTCACGATCGAGTTCTACAAGCGCAACTACATCGAGGGCCTGTTTCTCTCCTCCGGCGTCGTCCGATCGCCCGACGAGACGATGAGCGAGATGGTCGAGGTCGCGCGCCGATTGCGCGAGGAGGAGAACTTCGCGGGCTACATTCACCTGAAGACCATTCCAGAATGCGCGTCCGACCTGTTGGAGAAGGCGGGCAAATATGCAGACCGGCTGTCGATCAATATTGAACTGCCGACCGACGAGGGCGTGAAACGATTTGCGCCGGAAAAGCGACCGGAGACGATCCGCCTTTCCATGGCGTCGCTGCGCCAGAAGATGGAAGAGAAATCCGAACCCACGCTGAAGACGAAAAAACGTCAGCGCTTCGCGCCCGGCGGGCAGTCAACGCAGGTGATTGTCGGCGCCGACTCGACATCGGACGACGGCATATTGCGCACCAGCTCGCGGCTCTACGGCAGCTATCAGTTGCGGCGGGTCTATTACTCCGCTTTCAGCCCCATCCCCGACGCCTCCTCGGCGCTGCCGCTGAAGAGACCGCCGCTGATGCGCGAGCATCGGCTTTATCAAGCCGACTGGCTGATGCGCTTCTACGGTTTCCTGCAGCCCGAGATATTGGCCGGCACGCCCGATGGCATGCTCGATCTCGACATCGACCCGAAGCTCTCCTGGGCGCTACGCAACCGCGGGCGCTTTCCGGTCGACGTCAACCGGGCGCACCGCGAAGACCTGCTGCGCGTGCCGGGCCTGGGCACACGCGCGGTGACGCGCATCCTGGACACGCGCCCGCACGCACGACTGAGGCTCGCCGATGTCGGCCGCATCTGCCGGTCGATCGCCACGGTGCGGCCCTTCATCGTTGCGGCGGACTGGTCGCCCGGCTGCCTGCTCGATGCCGAGCGTTTGCGCCAGAAGCTCGCGCCGCCTCCCCGACAGCTGAGCCTGCTGTGA
- a CDS encoding UdgX family uracil-DNA binding protein (This protein belongs to the uracil DNA glycosylase superfamily, members of which act in excision repair of DNA. However, it belongs more specifically to UdgX branch, whose founding member was found to bind uracil in DNA (where it does not belong), without cleaving it, appears to promote DNA repair by a pathway involving RecA, rather than base excision.), whose product MTAAPQLSLARFTVALKSDIDFASWRDAARRLVLNGARPEDVAWTVDPVRAAELAASLPAIPAGAVLNVPRSFVERAEAVFCHSDPARFGFLYQLLWRLTRKPELMQIASDPEVRRFEAMDKAVRRDIHKMRAFVRFRRIKDGSGEHYVAWFEPDHFILERNAEFFVRRFTGMHWAILIPYASATWDGETLAFGPGASRASAPREDDAEELWKTYFRSIFNPARLKVKAMQAEMPRKYWRNLPEATLIPGMIAGADQAAREMIARTPTQAPTRHEKIQARHWKREETDRGDGADAATITALREAAKGCRRCPLWRDATQTVFGEGPDSAKWIFVGEQPGDQEDLAGKPFVGPAGRVFDSILDDAEIDRTKVYVTNAVKHFKFEPRGKRRIHSKPNAGEIQACRWWLDRELDLIKPDLVVALGATAAQSLLGKSVPVTKHRGEVIEREDGLRVFITIHPSYILRIRDPDDKQAERERFLADMRKVRKLAAH is encoded by the coding sequence GTGACCGCCGCCCCGCAGCTCTCGCTGGCGCGCTTCACCGTTGCCCTGAAGTCCGACATCGATTTCGCCAGCTGGCGGGACGCAGCGCGACGGCTGGTGCTGAATGGCGCAAGGCCCGAGGATGTCGCCTGGACGGTCGATCCAGTTCGCGCGGCAGAGCTCGCGGCGTCTCTGCCGGCGATTCCTGCCGGCGCGGTGCTCAACGTGCCCCGCAGCTTCGTCGAGCGGGCGGAAGCCGTGTTCTGCCACTCCGATCCCGCCCGGTTTGGTTTTCTCTACCAGTTGCTGTGGCGGCTCACCCGGAAACCGGAGTTGATGCAGATCGCCTCCGATCCCGAGGTGAGACGTTTCGAGGCCATGGACAAGGCGGTGCGCCGCGACATCCACAAGATGCGCGCCTTCGTGCGCTTCCGGCGCATCAAAGACGGGAGCGGCGAGCACTATGTCGCCTGGTTCGAGCCAGACCATTTCATCCTGGAGCGCAATGCGGAGTTCTTCGTACGACGTTTCACCGGCATGCACTGGGCAATCCTGATACCCTATGCCTCGGCGACCTGGGACGGCGAGACGCTCGCCTTCGGGCCGGGCGCCAGCCGGGCAAGCGCGCCGCGCGAGGACGATGCCGAAGAGCTCTGGAAGACCTACTTCAGGTCGATCTTCAATCCCGCCCGCTTGAAGGTGAAGGCGATGCAGGCGGAGATGCCCAGAAAATATTGGCGGAACCTTCCGGAGGCGACGCTCATTCCTGGCATGATCGCAGGCGCGGACCAGGCCGCTCGAGAGATGATCGCCAGAACACCGACACAAGCTCCAACCCGCCACGAAAAGATCCAGGCGCGACATTGGAAGCGCGAGGAGACGGACAGGGGGGATGGCGCCGATGCGGCCACGATTACCGCACTACGGGAAGCAGCGAAGGGTTGCCGGCGCTGTCCGCTCTGGCGAGACGCCACGCAGACCGTCTTCGGCGAAGGTCCGGATAGCGCGAAATGGATTTTCGTCGGAGAGCAGCCGGGCGATCAGGAGGATCTGGCGGGAAAGCCATTCGTCGGGCCGGCTGGCCGCGTGTTCGATTCCATCCTGGACGACGCCGAGATCGACCGCACAAAGGTCTACGTCACCAACGCGGTGAAGCATTTCAAGTTCGAGCCGCGCGGGAAACGGCGCATTCACAGCAAGCCCAACGCAGGCGAGATCCAGGCCTGCCGCTGGTGGCTGGACAGGGAACTGGACCTGATCAAGCCGGACCTGGTGGTCGCGCTCGGCGCCACGGCGGCCCAGTCTCTGCTTGGCAAGTCGGTGCCGGTGACCAAGCATCGCGGGGAGGTGATCGAGCGCGAGGACGGGTTGAGGGTGTTCATCACCATCCATCCCTCCTACATCCTGCGCATCCGCGATCCCGACGACAAGCAGGCCGAACGGGAGCGTTTTCTGGCCGACATGCGCAAGGTGCGTAAGCTGGCCGCGCACTAG